From Pseudomonas sp. G.S.17, the proteins below share one genomic window:
- the trpA gene encoding tryptophan synthase subunit alpha produces MSRLEQRFAQLKTEGRAALVTFITAGDPGYDTSLKVLKGLPAAGADVIELGMPFTDPMADGVAIQLATLRALDAGQTLPKTLKMVEEFRVDDQTTPIVLMGYYNPIHRFGVEAFVAAAKQAGVDGLIIVDLPPEHDAELATPAQASGIDFIRLTTPTTDDVRLPRVLERSSGFVYYVSVAGVTGAGSATTQHVEGAIERLHRHTSLPICVGFGIRTPEQAAAIARLADGVVVGSALVDQIANAASPEQAVDGVLSLCAALSQGVRNARIS; encoded by the coding sequence ATGAGCCGCCTCGAACAACGCTTTGCCCAGCTGAAAACCGAAGGCCGCGCCGCCTTGGTGACGTTCATCACCGCTGGCGATCCTGGCTACGACACTTCGCTGAAAGTCCTCAAGGGCTTGCCAGCGGCAGGCGCTGACGTGATCGAGCTGGGCATGCCCTTCACCGATCCGATGGCGGACGGCGTTGCCATTCAGCTCGCCACGCTGCGCGCGCTGGACGCCGGGCAGACACTGCCGAAAACCCTGAAGATGGTTGAAGAGTTTCGGGTCGACGACCAGACCACGCCAATCGTGCTGATGGGTTATTACAACCCGATCCACCGTTTTGGCGTCGAGGCCTTTGTCGCCGCAGCCAAGCAAGCGGGTGTTGATGGCCTGATCATCGTTGACCTGCCACCTGAACATGACGCCGAGCTGGCAACTCCAGCTCAGGCATCCGGTATCGACTTCATTCGTCTGACCACGCCAACCACCGACGACGTGCGCCTGCCGCGTGTGCTGGAGCGCAGCTCGGGTTTCGTCTACTACGTTTCGGTTGCCGGCGTGACGGGCGCAGGTTCGGCCACCACGCAACACGTCGAAGGTGCCATCGAACGCCTGCATCGCCATACCAGCCTGCCGATTTGCGTCGGTTTCGGTATCCGCACGCCCGAGCAGGCGGCCGCAATCGCGCGCCTGGCTGACGGTGTTGTGGTCGGTTCGGCACTGGTTGATCAGATCGCCAACGCCGCTTCGCCAGAGCAGGCGGTGGACGGCGTATTAAGCTTGTGCGCCGCGCTCTCGCAAGGCGTGCGCAACGCTCGCATCAGCTAA
- a CDS encoding DUF1161 domain-containing protein: protein MKRFALAVIGTVMATSVLAAPKSCEELKAEIEAKIQANNVNSYTLEIVSNDEVHDQNMVVGTCDNGTKKIIYQKNDR from the coding sequence ATGAAACGTTTTGCATTAGCCGTGATAGGGACAGTAATGGCCACCAGTGTCCTGGCTGCACCTAAATCCTGCGAAGAGCTCAAGGCCGAGATCGAAGCCAAGATCCAGGCCAACAACGTCAATTCCTACACCCTGGAAATCGTCAGCAATGACGAAGTCCACGATCAGAATATGGTCGTCGGTACGTGCGACAACGGCACGAAAAAGATCATTTATCAGAAAAATGATCGCTAG
- a CDS encoding dodecin: protein MTDHHTYKKIELVGSSTTTIEDAINNALAEASKSLQHLEWFEVLETRGHIEGGKVAHYQVTIKVGFRIVNS from the coding sequence ATGACTGATCATCACACGTACAAGAAGATCGAGCTGGTTGGCTCGTCGACCACGACTATCGAAGACGCGATCAACAACGCTCTGGCCGAGGCAAGCAAAAGCCTTCAGCACCTGGAGTGGTTTGAAGTTCTGGAAACCCGTGGTCACATCGAAGGCGGCAAGGTCGCTCACTATCAGGTCACCATCAAAGTCGGCTTTCGCATCGTCAATAGCTGA
- a CDS encoding DUF1161 domain-containing protein codes for MKKLLLAVGLLSIAGTTMAAGKPCDDLKAEIDAKIKAKGATSYTLEVVEKGSVTDKKVVGSCDGGTKEIVYQRG; via the coding sequence ATGAAGAAGTTACTGTTGGCGGTAGGTCTGTTGAGCATTGCTGGCACCACAATGGCTGCCGGTAAGCCATGCGATGACCTGAAAGCGGAAATCGACGCAAAGATCAAAGCCAAAGGCGCTACGTCCTACACGCTTGAAGTCGTCGAAAAAGGCAGCGTGACCGACAAGAAAGTTGTCGGCAGCTGTGATGGCGGCACCAAGGAAATCGTGTATCAGCGCGGCTGA
- the trpB gene encoding tryptophan synthase subunit beta: MTQSKFSAGPDANGLFGSFGGRYVAETLMPLVLDLNREYEAAKADPEFLEQLAYFQRDYIGRPNPLYFAERLTEFCGGAKIYFKREELNHTGAHKINNCIGQVLLAMRMGKKRLIAETGAGMHGVATATVAARFGLPCVIYMGATDIERQQANVFRMKLLGAEIVPVTSGTGTLKDAMNEALRDWVTNVDDTFYLIGTVAGPHPYPAMVRDFQSIIGKETKVQMQEKEGRLPDSLIACVGGGSNAMGLFHPFLDDASVEIIGVEAGGHGVDTDKHAASLNGGVPGVLHGNRTYLLQDTDGQITDAHSISAGLDYPGIGPEHAFLHEVKRVEYVSITDEEALEAFHHCCLLEGIIPALETAHALAEAMKRATNLRDDHLMVVCLSGRGDKDMQTVMNHMAAAEKNQEILA; this comes from the coding sequence ATGACCCAGTCCAAATTCAGCGCTGGCCCCGATGCAAACGGCCTGTTCGGCTCCTTTGGTGGCCGCTACGTTGCAGAAACCCTGATGCCGCTGGTTCTCGATCTGAACCGCGAATACGAAGCCGCCAAGGCCGACCCTGAATTCCTTGAGCAACTGGCCTACTTCCAGCGCGATTACATCGGTCGCCCGAACCCGCTGTATTTCGCTGAACGCCTGACCGAGTTCTGCGGCGGCGCGAAAATCTACTTCAAGCGCGAAGAGCTCAATCACACCGGCGCGCACAAGATCAACAACTGCATCGGCCAGGTATTGCTGGCCATGCGCATGGGCAAAAAGCGCCTGATCGCGGAAACCGGCGCGGGCATGCACGGCGTGGCCACGGCCACCGTTGCGGCGCGTTTCGGTCTGCCGTGCGTGATCTACATGGGCGCCACCGACATTGAGCGTCAACAGGCCAACGTATTTCGCATGAAGCTGCTGGGCGCTGAGATCGTGCCGGTGACTTCCGGTACCGGTACCCTGAAAGACGCCATGAACGAAGCGCTGCGCGACTGGGTAACCAACGTCGATGACACCTTCTACCTGATCGGCACCGTTGCCGGTCCGCACCCGTATCCGGCCATGGTCCGCGACTTCCAGTCGATCATCGGCAAGGAAACCAAAGTGCAGATGCAGGAGAAGGAAGGCCGTCTGCCGGACAGCCTCATCGCCTGCGTCGGTGGCGGTTCCAACGCCATGGGCCTGTTCCATCCGTTCCTGGATGACGCCAGCGTGGAAATCATCGGCGTCGAAGCCGGTGGTCATGGCGTGGACACCGACAAGCACGCCGCCAGCCTGAACGGCGGTGTTCCCGGTGTTCTACACGGCAACCGCACCTATCTGCTGCAAGACACCGACGGCCAGATCACCGACGCGCACTCCATTTCCGCCGGTCTGGACTACCCAGGCATCGGCCCGGAACACGCCTTCCTGCACGAAGTGAAGCGTGTCGAATACGTCAGCATCACCGATGAAGAAGCCCTTGAAGCCTTCCATCATTGCTGCCTGCTCGAAGGCATCATCCCGGCGCTGGAAACCGCCCACGCTCTGGCTGAAGCCATGAAGCGCGCCACCAATCTGCGCGACGATCACCTGATGGTGGTGTGCCTGTCCGGCCGTGGCGACAAAGACATGCAAACCGTCATGAATCACATGGCCGCCGCTGAAAAGAATCAGGAGATCCTGGCATGA
- a CDS encoding OsmC family protein, translated as MSIVKKASAHWEGDLKSGIGSISTETGVLREAPYGFKARFEGGKGTNPEELIGAAHAGCFSMALSMILGGENLTAESIDTTADVTLDQVEGGFAITAVHLTLKAKVPGATQEQFDKLTAMAKEGCPVSKVLNAKITLDATLVS; from the coding sequence ATGAGCATCGTCAAGAAAGCATCCGCCCATTGGGAAGGTGACCTGAAATCCGGTATCGGCAGCATCTCGACTGAAACCGGCGTTCTGCGCGAAGCCCCATATGGCTTCAAAGCCCGTTTCGAAGGCGGCAAAGGCACCAACCCTGAAGAATTGATCGGCGCAGCCCACGCGGGCTGTTTCTCCATGGCATTGTCGATGATCCTGGGCGGTGAAAACCTGACCGCAGAAAGCATCGACACCACCGCTGACGTGACCCTCGACCAGGTCGAAGGTGGCTTCGCGATCACTGCGGTACACCTGACCCTGAAGGCCAAAGTGCCGGGCGCGACTCAGGAGCAGTTCGACAAACTGACCGCCATGGCCAAAGAAGGCTGCCCGGTTTCCAAGGTCCTGAACGCCAAGATCACCCTGGACGCTACGCTGGTCAGCTAA
- a CDS encoding LLM class flavin-dependent oxidoreductase, translating into MKRLADVKISTLDLVPVRHDKGPAESLRNSLDLAQHVEKLGYNRFWVAEHHNMDGIASSATAVLLGYLAGGTSTIRVGAGGIMLPNHAPLVIAEQFGTLASLYPGRIDLGLGRAPGSDQMTARALRRERSGSADDFPEDVSELMAFLGPRTPDQRVIAVPGSGTNVPVWLLGSSLFSAQLAGQRGLPYAFASHFAPRYMHEAIRVYRNHFQPSAVLDKPYVMLGIPLAAADTDEHAEYLATSVYQRILALMRGQSLMQRPPVKSMEGLWLPHEREAVGDFLGLAMVGGPEKIRAKLDVLLEQTDADELIFTCDMYDHADRLRSYEILAETARG; encoded by the coding sequence ATGAAACGTCTTGCCGATGTAAAAATCTCGACCCTCGATCTGGTGCCCGTGCGCCACGACAAAGGCCCCGCGGAATCCTTGCGCAATTCGTTGGATCTGGCGCAACACGTCGAAAAACTCGGTTACAACCGCTTCTGGGTGGCCGAGCACCACAACATGGACGGCATCGCCAGTTCTGCCACGGCTGTGCTGCTGGGCTATCTGGCGGGCGGCACTTCGACGATTCGTGTCGGTGCTGGCGGCATCATGCTGCCCAACCATGCGCCGTTGGTGATTGCCGAACAGTTCGGCACCTTGGCGAGCCTGTATCCGGGTCGTATCGATCTGGGCCTGGGCCGCGCTCCCGGTTCCGATCAGATGACCGCACGAGCCCTGCGCCGCGAACGGTCCGGCAGCGCCGATGACTTCCCGGAAGACGTCAGCGAATTGATGGCATTCCTCGGTCCGCGCACCCCGGATCAGCGCGTAATCGCGGTACCGGGTTCGGGTACCAATGTGCCGGTCTGGTTGCTGGGTTCGAGTCTGTTCAGCGCGCAACTCGCCGGGCAACGCGGCTTGCCATACGCCTTCGCCTCGCACTTCGCGCCGCGCTACATGCACGAAGCGATTCGCGTCTATCGCAATCACTTCCAGCCTTCGGCGGTGCTCGACAAGCCGTACGTGATGCTCGGGATTCCCTTGGCTGCCGCTGACACCGATGAACACGCCGAATACCTGGCGACTTCGGTGTACCAGCGCATCCTGGCGCTGATGCGCGGCCAGTCGCTGATGCAGCGTCCACCGGTCAAGAGCATGGAAGGCCTGTGGTTGCCCCATGAGCGCGAAGCAGTGGGTGATTTCCTCGGTCTGGCGATGGTCGGCGGCCCGGAAAAAATCCGCGCCAAGCTCGATGTGCTACTGGAACAGACCGACGCGGATGAGCTGATCTTCACCTGCGACATGTACGATCACGCTGATCGGTTGCGCTCGTATGAAATCCTTGCCGAGACCGCGCGGGGATAA
- a CDS encoding anti-virulence regulator CigR family protein produces the protein MKLPNRLIAGLGILMISASPLLQAAPQDQRGDHDDNRPGQQQGQGPQNNGGHDQGNGKNNGRGNENRPQQQAHQDNRGGNRPPENFDDVRHTIQQHRDVIGRGKPLPPNIHVVKGHRLPQGYGKRLDARSLQHLPHYEGYEWRRTGTDIVLIAVGTGIVYAILDGVLN, from the coding sequence ATGAAACTGCCGAATCGTTTGATTGCTGGGCTGGGCATCTTGATGATCAGCGCCAGTCCGCTGTTGCAAGCAGCGCCGCAAGATCAGCGCGGTGACCATGACGATAACCGCCCAGGCCAGCAACAAGGCCAGGGTCCGCAGAACAATGGCGGACACGATCAGGGCAACGGCAAAAACAATGGGCGCGGTAACGAAAACCGTCCGCAGCAGCAGGCTCATCAGGACAACCGTGGCGGCAATCGCCCGCCCGAGAATTTCGATGACGTGCGCCACACCATTCAGCAACACCGTGACGTGATCGGCCGTGGCAAGCCGCTGCCGCCGAACATCCATGTGGTCAAAGGCCATCGCCTGCCACAAGGCTACGGCAAACGCCTCGACGCCCGCTCGCTGCAACACTTGCCACATTACGAAGGCTACGAATGGCGCCGTACCGGCACCGACATCGTGCTGATCGCCGTAGGCACCGGGATTGTGTATGCGATTCTGGATGGTGTTCTTAACTGA
- a CDS encoding LysR family transcriptional regulator: MSRDLPPLNALRAFEATARLNSVSQAAEQLHVTHGAVSRQLKVLEEHLGVVLFIKDGRGLKLTDAGVRLRDASSDAFDRLRSVCAELSQGGADAPFVLGCSGSLLARWFIPRLGRLNAELPDLRLHLSAGEGDLDPRRPGLDALLIFAEPPWPADMQVFELASERIGPVLSPRFAHFTRLQDAPAKVLLDETLLQTTSRPQAWPSWAQQNGIDPQTLRYGQGFEHLYYLLEAAVAGLGIAIAPEPLVADDLKAGRLVAPWGFSETPAQLALWVPKRAVDGRAQSLAKWLKNELRRSGNPQ, encoded by the coding sequence ATGAGCCGCGATCTTCCTCCCCTCAACGCCTTGCGCGCTTTTGAAGCGACAGCCCGCCTGAACAGCGTCAGCCAGGCGGCTGAACAGCTGCACGTCACGCACGGTGCTGTCAGCCGTCAGCTGAAAGTCCTTGAAGAACACTTGGGCGTGGTGCTGTTTATCAAGGACGGACGTGGCCTGAAACTCACAGATGCCGGGGTGCGGCTACGAGACGCCAGCAGCGATGCTTTCGATCGCCTGCGCAGCGTCTGCGCTGAATTGAGTCAGGGCGGCGCAGATGCGCCGTTTGTGCTGGGTTGTTCGGGAAGCCTGCTGGCGCGCTGGTTCATCCCACGGCTTGGGCGACTGAACGCCGAGCTGCCGGACCTGCGTTTGCATTTGTCGGCCGGGGAAGGCGATCTCGATCCACGCCGTCCCGGACTCGACGCGCTGCTGATTTTTGCCGAACCGCCATGGCCGGCGGACATGCAGGTCTTCGAACTGGCCAGTGAGCGTATCGGGCCGGTGCTCAGCCCGCGTTTCGCACATTTCACCCGCCTGCAAGACGCGCCAGCCAAGGTGTTGCTCGACGAAACCTTGCTGCAGACCACGTCGCGCCCGCAAGCCTGGCCCAGCTGGGCGCAGCAAAACGGCATCGATCCGCAGACGCTGCGATACGGGCAAGGGTTCGAGCATTTGTATTATTTGCTGGAAGCGGCTGTTGCGGGCTTGGGTATTGCGATTGCACCTGAACCTTTGGTTGCAGATGACCTTAAGGCGGGACGCCTGGTGGCACCGTGGGGTTTCAGTGAAACCCCGGCGCAACTGGCGTTGTGGGTTCCCAAACGTGCCGTTGACGGGCGCGCTCAATCGCTAGCGAAGTGGCTAAAAAATGAGCTGAGGCGTTCGGGGAACCCGCAATAG
- a CDS encoding DUF883 family protein encodes MASNSLSKASLKSMEAEIESLLKSLESLKSDASDESRRTLKSLKANAESALSHSRSLLSDVYEDVKVKTRETSVATRDYAQEHPWTTAGVAVGAVGLLAAYLLCKRGN; translated from the coding sequence ATGGCTAGTAATTCACTCAGTAAAGCCTCGTTGAAAAGCATGGAAGCGGAAATCGAAAGTCTGCTCAAGTCCCTGGAAAGCCTGAAATCCGACGCTTCTGACGAGTCGCGCAGAACGCTGAAAAGCCTGAAAGCCAACGCAGAAAGTGCCCTGAGCCACTCGCGCAGCCTGCTCAGCGACGTGTACGAAGACGTCAAGGTCAAGACTCGCGAAACCAGCGTTGCTACCCGTGACTACGCTCAAGAACACCCATGGACTACCGCTGGTGTAGCCGTTGGTGCAGTTGGCCTGCTGGCCGCTTACCTGCTGTGCAAACGCGGTAATTGA